GCGCCTCTGTATATTCTCGTCAGGAAGCCCCCGACCGATAAGTCGTCGTTGAGTTCAATTTGAGTTCAACTCGGGCACGTGAAATGCGGCTGATTTCGGTTAATGGGGAGACGGCGGTGCACCACGTAGACGAGAGGCCAAGGAAACACACAATTTGATTACTGAGCAGAAGTAAGTGGGTTATAAACAATCCACTGCAAAAACCTCCCTCACCGATGGCTGTGGGGGCGCAAGGCTGCCGAAGTGAGGTGCATTTGGACTGACGGTAGCAGCGTGCGCTTCTGTGGTCGCGGGAACCGCGATGGAAAAGGTTAAGCCAATGACCGAAGGTGGCGCGATGAGCGCCAAGGGCGATCTGTGATGGATGCTTGCGCCGGCCTCGTTGGGAAATCCGGCTTCGCCATGCGACAGTTTGAACACATGAGGCGAGTGATCGCTCGTCGCAAGGCCGACCGATAGGAACCGATCGAACTGTCTGCCGTTCTAGACTTCTTCGTCGGCGCATCCTATGTGCGTCCGTATATAATTACTCAAGATAATTACTATAGATAACTATTTTTTGAGACGGAAGGAACAGAAATGAACGGGCGCTCATTCAAGATGCTGATGGATACGCTGCGGCGCGCGCGTCGCATCGACGGCATGATGCCGCAGCTGCCGCCTGACCTCACCAACGGGAGGACGCGCGTGCTCGACACGCTCTATGAGCTGGGCGGCTACGCCAAGGAAGATGCATCGAGGCGCCGCGCCGTGCGCGTGAGCGACATCGCGGACGATATGGGCGCCACGCGTCCCGGCGTGACGCGCATGGTGTGCGACCTCGAGCGGGATGGTTACCTGCACAAGTCTGCCAGCCCCACGGACGGCCGCGAGGTGTTGGTTGAGCTGACCGAACACGGTCTCGCTACGCATCGCGTTTGGTACGAGGAGGTCTACGAGTACACCGCCCTGCTTCTTGGCGAGGCGGGCGTGACCGAACATGACATCGAGGTGACGGTTCGGACTGTCAAGCGGCTGCTTGAGGTTGTAGGGGAGGCCGACCTCACACGCTGGCAGAACGAGCGCTTGGGCCGTAAGGCCGCGGCGTGCGGAAGTGCGGAGGAGTAGGAGTGGATGATAGCCGGAAGCTGCCGCGGCGCGTCGTCGCGTCCGTGATTGCGGCGGGCATCATGTCCTTTTCGGGCGTGGTGGTCGAGAGCTCTATGAACGTGACCTTTCCGTCTCTCATGCGGGAGTTCGGCATCGATACCGCGACGGTTCAGTGGATTACCACGGGCTATCTGCTCGTGCTGTCGGTCATCATCCCCATGTCTTCGTATCTGCGTCGGCGCTTTACCATGCGCGCGCTATTCGTGGCGGGAGCCTCCTGCTTTCTGGCGGGAACGCTGACGGCGGCGCTGGCTCCCGTCTTTCCGGTGCTGCTCGCCGGACGCTTGGTGCAGGGCGTGGGCACGGGCGTAGCGCTGCCCCTCATGTTCAACATCATCTTGGAGCAGGTGCCGCGCAAGAACATGGGGCTTATGATCGGTATCGCCAACTTCATCACCTCGACGGCGCCCGCCATCGGCCCGTCGCTCGGCGGCTTTCTCGTGAGCGTCCTAAGCTGGCGCGCGGTGTTCTGGGTGCTCGTGCCGCTGGTGGCTGCGTCGTTTGCCCTGGGCGCCGCCTGCATTCGGCAGTCGACGACGTCGGGGCGCCCGTCGCTCGACGTCTGCGGCCTCATCATGCTCGCTGTCGGGTTTGCCAGCTTCATCTTTGCCGCGAACAGCGCCTCGTCAGCCGGATGGGCGAGCCCGTCTGTGCTCGGCCTGTTCGTCGTGGCAGCTGCCGCGATCGCGCTGTTCTGCCGGCACTCCCTTGCCACGCCGGGTGCCCTGCTCAATGTGCGCGTGCTGCGCGACCCGGTGTTTGCCCTTTCGGTCGCGGGTATCCTCCTCGTGCAGTTCTGCACACTGGGGCTTGCGTTCCTCATCCCCAACTACGCGCAGCTGTCGCTTGGCATCGATGCGTTTACCGCGGGCTGCCTGCTGGTGCCCGGATGCATCGCGGGCGCCCTTCAGGCGCCGCTTTCGGGCATCGTCTACGATCGCTTTGGCGCAGGGCTTTCGATTATCGGCGGGTGCGTGGTCACGCTCGCGTCCACAATCCTGTTCTTCGCGTTCGCGCCCACGCTTACCGGGCCGCTCATCGTTCTCTTCTTCGTGCTCTACTCGTTGGGAAAGGGGGCGAACCTGCCGGGTAACATGACAAACGGCCTGGCGCACCTGCCCATCGAGCATAACCCGGATGGAAACGCGATCGTCAACACGGTGCAGCAGCTGGCGGGCGCGATCGGCACGGTGTTCGTCTCCACGATCGTCGCCAGCGCGCAGGCGATTGATCCTGCGCACATGGCCAACGCGACGGCCGCGGGCACCCAGCAGGCGTTTCTGCTGGTGGTCGTCTTTGCGGCGGCGGAAGCCGTCTGTGCGGCACTAATCTTCGGCGCTTTCAAGAATCGTACGCGTTCCGTGCGATAGGCCGGCTTGCCGCCGGACCCTGGGCCCTCCAAAGCGCCGAGAAGAGCGCGGCGGGCGGGAGCGCGCCCGCCGTCGTCATGCGCGCCCCTCGACCCGGCTACCCTGCGAAGAGGCTGCCCTGAGACACCCCATAGATCACAACCAGGGCGAAGAGCGCCAGGACGACACCCCCGACAACGAGGAAAGCCCGCCAGGCCCGAAGCACCGCCTCCTTGCCCCGCTTCACGTCCGCGTAGATTGAGGAGATCTGCTTGTCGGACTCGTTGAGGGCGCGCACATCGCCCACGTCGATTCCCCGCACGAGCTCGTCCAGGCCGATCCCGTAGTAGTCCGATAGCAGGACGAGCCGCTGGAAGTCGGGGTACGACTGCCCGAGCTCCCATTTCGACACTGTCTGCCTCGAGACGCCGAGTTCGTACCCTAGCTGCTCCTGCGAGAGGCCCCGTTTCCTCCTGAGGTCGATGAGTCGGTCGTTGAAGTTCATGGCCGTTCCTTTCGGTCGGTTTTCGCGGTCCGCGCCGCTTGGGCGCGAGACCATGGAACTGCGTGAGCGGCGCAGGAGCAACCAACAACGGTTGGCAATTCGTCAATCTAGCGCGGCATCGGGCCCGGTTACAGCTCTGTAGTCGCCGCGCTCGAACACGCCACGTTCGGCACCGAGCATTGCATCCTTCCGCTCGCGGCCTAAGGCGTCCTCATGCAGGTTGTCTCCCGCCATGCCGTTCCTTCCCATGGCTGCTGGCTGTAAGTTAACACTTGGCCAATCGACCGTTTTTTAGAAGATGGTCAAAGAGTCTTTTCCGAGGGTTCCTTCAGCTGCTCGTCTGGGTGGGAGCCGAGGGGCGTTGGGTCTATGCTGCCATCGTTTTGCGGACACTGGCTCGAAGGATGATGACAACGTGAAGAGATAAGGGCTTTTGCTGCCTGGTTGCGTCGCGCCCGGCCCGTGTCCCTGCCTACCGCTTCCGATCGACCTTGCGCGGCAGGAGGATGGAGGCCGCTGCGCCGAGGGCGGAGACGGCGATCGCGGTCCCCATCGCCCCGGGTGCGCCCGGGCCGCTCGCGGCGCACATCGTCCCGACCACTGCCGAGGAGACGGTGCCGCCGAAGCCCCGGAAGAACATCGCGAGCGAGGTTGGATTGGCTACACTAGATTGGACAATCTGAAGAGGGGCGCGAGGGACGGGGGGGACATGAGGGACCCGAAGCACCCGAGGCACTTCACCGACGAGTTCAAGAGGCAGATCGTCGGGCTGCACGACGCCGGCAAGCCCAGGCGCGAGATCATGGAGGAGTACGATCTCGGCAAGAGCACGCTCGAGCGCTGGATCAAGTCGATAAACGCCACCGGCTCGCCGCGGGCCGCGGGCAACAGGACGCCCGAGCAGGACAGGGTCATCGAGCTGGAGCGCGAGGACAAGAGGCTCCGTATGGAGGTCGACGTCCTAAAACAAGCGGCGCTGATATTCGCACGAAAGTGACGGTGATAGCGGCTAACGCCGACCGCTACCCGGTATCAGCGCAGTGCGAGATCCTCGGCGTGCCGCGCTCCACCTACTACCACCTGCGCTCCCACCCGGAGACGCCGCCCGCGCCGGACCCCATCGAGCCCGACGTGCTCGCCGCCCACGCGGAAAGCAGGGGCAGGTACGGGTCGAGGAAGGTCAAGGCGTCGCTCGAGCGACGCGGCATATCGGCGAGCCGAAGGCGGATCGCGCGGATCATGAGGGAGAACGGCCTCTCGAGCGCGTACGGGAGGAAGCGGTTCAAGGTCCACCCCGGCAAGCCGAACGAGGCGGAGCTGCCGAACCTGGTGGCCCGCGAGTTCGACGGCCGCGCGCCGCGCACGCACGTCTGCAGCGACCTCACCTACGTGCGCGCGGGCGGATCGTGGTGCTACGTCCGCCTGCTCGTCGACCTCTACAACAGGGAGATCGTCGGCCGCGCCGCGGGCAGCAGGAGGGACGCGCTGCTCGTCAAGGCGGCCTTCGCCACCCTGGAGTTCCCGATATCCGACATCGCGGTGTTCCACACCGACCGCGGCAGCGAGTTCGACAACGCCGAGATCGACCTCATGCTAGAGGCCTTCGGCGTAGAGCGGTCGCTCTCCGCCAGGGGCTGCCCCTACGACAACGCCGTCGACGAGTCGACGAACAAGATACTCAAGGCCGGACTCGTCTACAGGGAGAGCTTCCGGGACCTGCGCGACCTGCAGGCAGGGCTGTCCGACTACGTGCACTGGTACAACAACCTCAGGATCCACTCGACGCTCGGCTACATGAGCCCCGTCGAGTTCAGGAAGGCGGGAATGCCCCTCTCAAAACCGTCCAAATAAATGTTGCCAATCCATTTGCCGGAAGGTAGGTTTCGGCGGTTAGGGGGGCGTCTTTTGTCAGAACGCGAATAGATGCCCCGTTAACGGGGGGGGGTTCAACGACTGGACGCTATCGCGAGGTGGAGAACTACGGTAGTTTGCTGGCGCTAGCGAATGGCAGGATGGGATAATGGTGCATATGGGAATGGACGGAATGCGAGGGCCACTTGAACAGAATCGATTTTCATATCCATACTGTTGAGACCGCCTCTGACTCTAGTGGTTTCAATTTCGATATTGAAGTTCTCAAGGACTATGTCGAGGGGGCTCATCTTGCCGCCATTGCAATCACCAACCACAATGGGTTTTACCGTGACAACTACGACCAGGTTTCAAAGGCGCTAGACATTGCTGTTTTTCCTGGTGCTGAAATTAATGTCACGAAGTTGAGTGGTTTTGGGCACGTCATTATCGTCGCCGACCCCGCCGACATAGACGATTTTGCAAGCGGTATGGCCACTCTTGCGGGCGAATGCCCGGGCAGTAGCGACCACATGAGTTGGGAACGCGTTGTTGAGTTGTTTCCTAAGATCAGCAATTGGCTCATCATACCCCACTACAAAAAGAGCAAGAAACTCGACTCGGCCACACTTTCTCATATACAAAGCACAACTGGCTACGACGCCCTGGAAGTAGCCAATGCCAAAAAATGGCTCGTTGAGCGCGATGGGGCCGATGCACCGCTTGTGGTTTTCAGCGACTGTCGTCCCGGCTTACGCATGCCCGATGAAGATCCCGACGATAACATACGGCGTTATGCATACGGCTACACCTACCTACAATGCAACGAAATGAGCTTTAGCTCGATCAAGGCGGCATTTGCAAACGCAAACAACGTTGAGATTTTCCCAACAGACAGAGACTTTGAGATACTTCCAGAAGCACTGCCCGCATCGAGGCGCATGAACGTCATCCTTGGAGAGCGTTCCTCTGGCAAGACATTTACGCTTAAGCGGATTCTTGACGCCTATGAGCCCGAGGACAGGCTTTACATTGAGCAGTTCGAAATCACCAACAAAGCGAAGAAAGACATTTTCGACAAAAACGTTGCTGAAGAAGACAGCGTCTTTTTTGATAACTACTTCAACGCTCTACAAGATGCAATCAACCACTACACGCAGTTTGACCAGGGAGCCTGCGAAGATGCAGTAAGGGCGTATTGCACAGCTTTGGTTCAATTTGCTGCTGCACCGACCGACCGCTATTCCGAGCGGCCTATCTATAATGCTGATGAATTTACATATGAAAAGAGCGACGCTGTCGAAGCGTCTGACGTGAAGCTCCGAAAGGCCGCGCGAGAATTGGCCGATGGTGGCAAACGACCCGATGTTGTCAAAGAATATGTCGACCCGAATACTCTTAGGGCACTTGATAGCAGACTACGCGAGCTTATGAAGCAAGCTCGTACTGCTCGGTGGCAGAAAAAGCAGTGCGATGCTGCAGTCGCAGAAATAAAGAAAGAGTTGAGCAAGAAGTCGGCACGCAAGCCGCTTCCACAGGCCGATCAACTACGAGAGTACTTCAAGTATTGCTACCGAGAAAAGAGACTTGTGGAAGTCCTAGATGCACTTGCAACGCCTCTTGATCTCAAATCTGATGAAGAATACAAATACCTCAA
Above is a genomic segment from Olsenella timonensis containing:
- a CDS encoding helix-turn-helix domain-containing protein — its product is MNFNDRLIDLRRKRGLSQEQLGYELGVSRQTVSKWELGQSYPDFQRLVLLSDYYGIGLDELVRGIDVGDVRALNESDKQISSIYADVKRGKEAVLRAWRAFLVVGGVVLALFALVVIYGVSQGSLFAG
- a CDS encoding IS3 family transposase → MIAANADRYPVSAQCEILGVPRSTYYHLRSHPETPPAPDPIEPDVLAAHAESRGRYGSRKVKASLERRGISASRRRIARIMRENGLSSAYGRKRFKVHPGKPNEAELPNLVAREFDGRAPRTHVCSDLTYVRAGGSWCYVRLLVDLYNREIVGRAAGSRRDALLVKAAFATLEFPISDIAVFHTDRGSEFDNAEIDLMLEAFGVERSLSARGCPYDNAVDESTNKILKAGLVYRESFRDLRDLQAGLSDYVHWYNNLRIHSTLGYMSPVEFRKAGMPLSKPSK
- a CDS encoding transposase yields the protein MRDPKHPRHFTDEFKRQIVGLHDAGKPRREIMEEYDLGKSTLERWIKSINATGSPRAAGNRTPEQDRVIELEREDKRLRMEVDVLKQAALIFARK
- a CDS encoding MarR family winged helix-turn-helix transcriptional regulator, translating into MNGRSFKMLMDTLRRARRIDGMMPQLPPDLTNGRTRVLDTLYELGGYAKEDASRRRAVRVSDIADDMGATRPGVTRMVCDLERDGYLHKSASPTDGREVLVELTEHGLATHRVWYEEVYEYTALLLGEAGVTEHDIEVTVRTVKRLLEVVGEADLTRWQNERLGRKAAACGSAEE
- a CDS encoding MFS transporter, with product MDDSRKLPRRVVASVIAAGIMSFSGVVVESSMNVTFPSLMREFGIDTATVQWITTGYLLVLSVIIPMSSYLRRRFTMRALFVAGASCFLAGTLTAALAPVFPVLLAGRLVQGVGTGVALPLMFNIILEQVPRKNMGLMIGIANFITSTAPAIGPSLGGFLVSVLSWRAVFWVLVPLVAASFALGAACIRQSTTSGRPSLDVCGLIMLAVGFASFIFAANSASSAGWASPSVLGLFVVAAAAIALFCRHSLATPGALLNVRVLRDPVFALSVAGILLVQFCTLGLAFLIPNYAQLSLGIDAFTAGCLLVPGCIAGALQAPLSGIVYDRFGAGLSIIGGCVVTLASTILFFAFAPTLTGPLIVLFFVLYSLGKGANLPGNMTNGLAHLPIEHNPDGNAIVNTVQQLAGAIGTVFVSTIVASAQAIDPAHMANATAAGTQQAFLLVVVFAAAEAVCAALIFGAFKNRTRSVR